One stretch of Streptomyces sp. 135 DNA includes these proteins:
- a CDS encoding demethylmenaquinone methyltransferase: protein MTRASLDKQPHEVATMFDDVAERYDLTNDVLSLGQTRLWRKEVAKAVDARPAQKVLDLAAGTATSSQPFAQAGAYVVPCDFSLGMLRVGKERHPWMPFTAGDGTKLPFKDDTFDAVTISFGLRNIQDTDLALRELYRVTKPGGRVVICEFSSPTWAPFRTVYTEYLMRALPPVARAVSSNPDAYVYLAESIRSWPDQPALAARLKDAGWSKVAWRNLTGGVVALHRGFKQG from the coding sequence GTGACCCGCGCATCCTTGGACAAGCAGCCCCACGAAGTCGCCACGATGTTCGACGACGTCGCGGAACGATACGACCTCACCAACGACGTGCTCTCCCTCGGCCAGACCCGCCTCTGGCGCAAGGAGGTCGCCAAGGCCGTCGACGCGCGCCCCGCGCAGAAGGTCCTGGACCTCGCCGCGGGCACCGCCACCTCCTCCCAGCCCTTCGCGCAGGCCGGCGCGTACGTCGTGCCCTGCGACTTCTCGCTCGGCATGCTCCGGGTCGGCAAGGAGCGCCACCCCTGGATGCCGTTCACGGCGGGCGACGGGACGAAGCTGCCGTTCAAGGACGACACCTTCGACGCCGTCACCATCTCCTTCGGGCTGCGCAACATCCAGGACACGGACCTCGCGCTGCGCGAGCTGTACCGCGTGACGAAGCCCGGCGGCCGGGTCGTGATCTGCGAGTTCTCCAGCCCGACCTGGGCGCCGTTCAGGACCGTCTACACCGAGTACCTGATGCGGGCCCTGCCGCCGGTCGCCCGCGCCGTGTCCTCCAACCCCGACGCGTACGTCTACCTCGCCGAGTCGATCCGCTCCTGGCCCGACCAGCCCGCGCTCGCCGCGCGGCTGAAGGACGCGGGCTGGTCGAAGGTGGCCTGGCGGAACCTCACGGGCGGCGTCGTGGCGCTGCACCGAGGCTTCAAGCAGGGCTGA